One window from the genome of Parasteatoda tepidariorum isolate YZ-2023 chromosome 8, CAS_Ptep_4.0, whole genome shotgun sequence encodes:
- the LOC107438036 gene encoding UPF0184 protein, which yields MTPFKKESDEPPEENIIDNVPIEELSLQDVDLEAYQQLSNELDEINNCLDALERKNDSLNEELFKLLEESKQIRSELQEAASNMSNDK from the exons atgacacctttcaaaaaagaatcTGATGAACCTCCTGAAGAAAACATCATTGATAACGTTCCGATTGAAGAACTAAGTTTACAAGACGTCGACCTTGAag CCTACCAGCAATTAAGCAATGAGTTGGATGAAATCAACAACTGTCTTGATGCACTGGAGAGAAAAAACGACAGTCTCAATGAAGAGCTGTTTAAATTGCTGGAAGAGAGCAAACAGATCAGATCTGAGTTACAGGAAGCAGCATCTAATATGAGTAATGATAAATGA
- the LOC107438037 gene encoding probable basic-leucine zipper transcription factor H, producing the protein MFHTPHRSHSHLDADIIKLRRRINDIKEKNIIFRQSLKQDFKDRKKDLKDSELKEKIKCNFLDEKEVFVVEMCDKKIFELVKTDKNMRLKSKKIPKCSTPSRYEVLELEASSVSNVNNSPMDHTAIVEKQHRVNEKNQENDLSDSQNEVEVVELFDNSDNILTTPIQNKIGKEKKWSLPLCSVVENTFPTGLKINNSKPNLVSNNINQRNISNMQCNSDNPYHSNVLNSSDRNHSKFAAKNLLNSSDRNHSKCAAKNQYHNMPEENLSNVLDSCQQSRLSMSNKNDFVSDENIDQDVIYLSDVSYSSNDRKKKNTILTNENRITFNRKNKTSCRNEGNKKQCKNRKGCVIEPSMSNDVSVISDSSIEENELNVCQTPDIHYLKTIDFSGVITVSDDTDNESNSNVTVSKNVESRVPEISIEVSEEEADHIEDTQSLNEKLEKHSEYIVPSLDFVEEPVDFPVSFLHMQGTLSFSADKIKTWQSQGIFIKSGPFSKQEETLLKRNLRAFQSRFKVYNTRLLLGIGRQLPFFKNESCRIKRFLKAKHFYERLGKDINNRTLHSIYKKARFLFSPFTRRLDKKFAASDKEVIAQIIQLQEKYGKKWILIGQILGLDPAFCANIFSYHKKPFAKGRWSESEIEHLVLAIKNNSKSSDLIENWEKIADLVPSRNAKQCYRFWTSHHMRLKEKCFAS; encoded by the coding sequence ATGTTTCATACTCCACATAGGTCTCACTCACATCTCGATGCAGATATAATCAAATTACGCCGTAGAATCAAtgatatcaaagaaaaaaatattatttttcgccAGTCTTTAAAGCAGGattttaaagatagaaaaaaagatttgaaagatAGTGagctgaaagaaaaaataaaatgtaattttctggATGAAaaagaggtttttgtggttgAAATgtgtgacaaaaaaattttcgagttAGTAAAGACAGATAAAAATATGAGACTTAAATCGAAGAAAATTCCAAAATGTTCAACTCCAAGCAGATATGAAGTATTGGAGTTAGAAGCCTCATCTGTTAGCAATGTAAATAATTCTCCTATGGACCACACAGCAATAGTTGAGAAACAACATAGAGTAAacgaaaaaaatcaagaaaatgatCTAAGTGATAGCCAAAATGAAGTGGAAGTTGTTGAACTTTTTGATAACAGTGATAATATTCTTACAACTCctattcagaataaaataggaaaggaaaagaaatggAGCCTACCTTTATGTTCTGTTGTTGAAAATACATTTCCCACtggtttgaaaattaataatagtaaaccAAATTTGGTTTCCAATAACATTAACCAAAGAAATATTAGTAATATGCAATGTAATTCAGACAATCCTTATCATAGTAACGTGTTAAACTCTTCAGATAGAAACCATTCTAAATTTGCAGCTAAAAACCTGTTAAATTCTTCAGATAGGAACCATTCTAAATGTGCAGCTAAAAACCAATATCACAATATGCCTGAAGAAAATCTGTCTAATGTTTTGGATTCATGTCAACAATCAAGGCTATCAATGTCTAACAAGAATGATTTTGTTTCTGATGAAAATATTGATCAGGATGTAATTTATCTTAGTGATGTTAGTTATTCCTCAAatgatagaaagaaaaaaaatactatattaactaatgaaaatagaattactttcaatagaaaaaataaaacaagttgtAGAAATGAAGGTAATAAGAAACAGTGCAAAAATAGAAAGGGATGTGTTATTGAACCTAGTATGAGTAATGATGTCTCAGTTATTTCTGACAGTAGTATTGAAGAAAATGAACTAAATGTTTGTCAAACTCctgatattcattatttaaaaacaattgatttttctGGTGTAATTACTGTTTCTGATGATACAGACAATGAGAGTAATAGTAACGTaactgtttcaaaaaatgttgaaagccGTGTCCCTGAAATATCCATCGAAGTATCTGAAGAAGAAGCTGATCATATCGAAGACACACAGAGCTTAAATGAGAAATTGGAAAAGCATTCTGAATATATTGTGCCATCTCTTGATTTTGTAGAAGAACCTGTTGATTTTCCTGTTTCTTTTCTTCACATGCAAGGGACTCTTTCGTTTTCTGctgacaaaattaaaacatggcAATCACAAggtatttttatcaaaagtgGCCCATTTTCCAAACAAGAAGAAACTTtgctgaaaagaaatttgaggGCTTTTCAGTCtcgatttaaagtttataatactCGCTTATTGCTTGGGATTGGGCGTCAACttccattctttaaaaatgaatcttgccgtataaaaagatttttgaaagcTAAGCACTTTTATGAAAGATTGGGTAAAGACATCAATAATAGAACTCTTCattctatatataaaaaagctaGGTTTTTATTTAGTCCATTTACAAGGAGActagataaaaaatttgcagCTAGTGATAAAGAAGTAATTGCACAAATTATACAATTGCAAGAAAAATATGGCAAAAAGTGGATTTTAATTGGACAAATTTTGGGATTAGATCCTGCtttttgtgcaaatattttttcatatcacAAAAAGCCTTTTGCAAAAGGCCGGTGGTCTGAAAGCGAGATTGAACATTTAGTTTTagcaatcaaaaataattctaaatcgTCTGATTTAATTGAGAATTGGGAAAAAATAGCAGACCTTGTACCTTCCCGAAATGCCAAACAATGTTACAGGTTTTGGACTAGTCATCACATGCGACTTAAGGAAAAGTGTTTTGCATCTtga